One genomic segment of Streptomyces sp. RerS4 includes these proteins:
- a CDS encoding group II truncated hemoglobin, with product MSTTPTIYEWMGGEEAMNRLTDAFYGHALQDEILAPVFAGMDAGHPRHVAVWLAEVFGGPSDYSAHHGGHRHMATKHLGRAITERQRRRWVDLLLDTADEVGLPTDPEFRAVFVYYIEWGTRMALIYSGPNPPPVDAAKIPVWSWGQTPPWQPQPKAAPAE from the coding sequence ATGAGCACCACACCCACGATCTACGAGTGGATGGGCGGCGAGGAGGCGATGAACCGCCTCACCGACGCCTTCTACGGTCACGCCCTCCAGGACGAGATCCTGGCCCCCGTCTTCGCGGGGATGGACGCGGGGCACCCGCGCCACGTCGCGGTGTGGCTGGCGGAGGTCTTCGGCGGCCCGAGCGACTACTCCGCCCACCACGGCGGACACCGGCACATGGCGACCAAGCACCTGGGCCGCGCCATCACCGAGCGCCAGCGCCGCCGCTGGGTGGACCTGCTGCTGGACACGGCCGACGAGGTCGGCCTGCCGACGGACCCGGAGTTCCGCGCGGTGTTCGTCTACTACATCGAGTGGGGCACCCGGATGGCCCTGATCTACTCGGGCCCCAACCCGCCGCCGGTGGACGCGGCGAAGATCCCCGTCTGGTCCTGGGGCCAGACCCCGCCGTGGCAGCCGCAGCCGAAGGCCGCCCCGGCCGAGTGA
- a CDS encoding barstar family protein, whose product MSLDPQPLAPALAAAREAGWTTVVLDLGGVRSKAALMRCCARALDAPEWFGGNWDALADVLVDLSWLPPAPGRLIAVTSWRSYAAERPEDWDTLTEILGEAVDFWREAEGEPPLTVVLAAPERR is encoded by the coding sequence ATGAGCCTGGACCCGCAGCCGCTCGCCCCCGCCCTCGCGGCCGCGCGGGAGGCGGGCTGGACCACCGTGGTGCTGGACCTGGGCGGCGTACGGAGCAAGGCGGCGCTGATGCGGTGCTGCGCGCGGGCGCTGGACGCGCCGGAGTGGTTCGGCGGGAACTGGGACGCGCTCGCGGATGTCCTGGTCGACCTGTCCTGGCTGCCGCCGGCGCCGGGGCGGCTGATCGCCGTCACCTCCTGGCGGTCCTACGCCGCCGAGCGGCCGGAGGACTGGGACACCCTGACGGAGATCCTCGGGGAGGCGGTCGACTTCTGGCGCGAGGCCGAGGGGGAACCGCCGCTGACGGTGGTCCTCGCGGCGCCCGAGCGGCGCTGA
- a CDS encoding ribonuclease domain-containing protein, with protein sequence MILRNVPRLLSRVLGALFLCVVLVGAVACGGAPSTSTPRAPASPSADASVGASAVPPPAWAKGMATVRADALPPQAREVLALIDRGGPYAYRQDGTVFGNFEKALPRQRRGYYHEFTVKTPGSRDRGARRIVTGRGGEFYYTDDHYRTFKAVLR encoded by the coding sequence ATGATCCTTCGGAACGTCCCCCGGTTGCTGTCGCGTGTCCTGGGGGCACTGTTCCTCTGCGTCGTGCTGGTCGGTGCCGTCGCCTGCGGCGGCGCCCCGTCCACGTCCACGCCGCGCGCGCCCGCGAGCCCTTCCGCCGACGCCTCCGTCGGTGCCTCCGCCGTGCCCCCGCCCGCGTGGGCCAAGGGGATGGCGACCGTACGGGCCGACGCGCTGCCGCCGCAGGCGCGGGAGGTGCTGGCCCTGATCGACCGCGGCGGCCCGTACGCGTACCGGCAGGACGGGACGGTCTTCGGCAACTTCGAGAAGGCCCTGCCCAGGCAGAGGCGCGGCTACTACCACGAGTTCACCGTGAAGACGCCGGGGTCGCGTGACCGCGGGGCCCGCCGGATCGTGACCGGTCGGGGCGGGGAGTTCTACTACACGGACGACCACTACCGGACCTTCAAGGCGGTACTCCGATGA
- a CDS encoding sugar-binding domain-containing protein — MSAGRSALRMGPAELVQAAAMARRFYLEGKSKIQIAEEFGVSRFKVARVLETALERDLVRIEIRVPAELDAERSDALRARYGLRHAVVVESPADTTEDAPDPENLGAVAADLLGELVNEGDVLGLAWGRSTIHMAASLHRLPPCTVVQLTGVYDAGTAERGSVEAVRRAAQVSGGDAHPIYAPMLLPDPATAAALRSQTGIARAFEYFDKVTVAAVSIGSWEPGISTVHDMLTDEERAHYASLGVAAEMSAHLFDAEGRRVGRDLGERCITVEADRLRRIPEVVAIAGGLRKAAAIGAVLRSGLVTSLVTDTAVADYLLTESAPGLRPALDRADPDD; from the coding sequence ATGTCGGCGGGACGGTCAGCCCTGCGGATGGGACCCGCGGAGCTGGTGCAGGCGGCGGCCATGGCCCGCCGCTTCTACCTGGAGGGCAAGTCCAAGATCCAGATCGCGGAGGAGTTCGGCGTCAGCCGCTTCAAGGTGGCCCGGGTCCTGGAGACCGCCCTCGAACGCGACCTCGTACGCATCGAGATCCGGGTGCCGGCCGAACTGGACGCGGAGCGCTCCGACGCGCTCCGGGCCCGGTACGGGCTGCGGCACGCCGTCGTGGTCGAGTCCCCGGCCGATACGACGGAGGACGCGCCGGACCCGGAGAACCTGGGCGCGGTCGCGGCCGATCTGCTGGGCGAGCTGGTCAACGAGGGCGATGTGCTCGGGCTGGCGTGGGGCCGCTCGACCATCCACATGGCCGCCTCCCTGCACCGGCTGCCGCCGTGCACCGTCGTCCAGCTGACCGGCGTCTACGACGCGGGCACCGCCGAGCGCGGGTCCGTGGAGGCCGTCCGCAGGGCCGCGCAGGTCTCCGGCGGGGACGCGCACCCGATCTACGCGCCGATGCTGCTGCCCGACCCGGCGACGGCCGCGGCGCTGCGCAGCCAGACGGGGATCGCCCGCGCCTTCGAGTACTTCGACAAGGTGACCGTCGCGGCCGTGTCGATCGGCTCGTGGGAGCCGGGCATCTCGACCGTCCACGACATGCTGACCGACGAGGAGCGGGCCCACTACGCCTCCCTCGGCGTGGCGGCCGAAATGTCCGCCCATCTGTTCGACGCCGAGGGGCGTCGTGTCGGTCGGGATCTGGGTGAGCGCTGCATCACGGTGGAGGCCGACCGGCTGCGTCGGATCCCCGAGGTCGTGGCGATCGCGGGCGGGCTGCGCAAGGCCGCCGCCATCGGTGCGGTGCTCCGCTCCGGGCTCGTGACCAGCCTCGTCACCGATACCGCCGTCGCGGATTACCTGCTGACGGAGTCCGCTCCGGGGCTTCGGCCGGCGCTGGATCGGGCCGATCCGGACGACTGA
- the rpe gene encoding ribulose-phosphate 3-epimerase: MAVQINPSILSADFARLAEEARAVEGADWLHVDVMDNHFVPNLTLGMPIVESLSRATDIPLDLHLMIEDPDRWAPQYVEAGAGSVTFHAEAAAAPVRLAREIRAKGARAAMALKPGTPIEQYEDILPELDMVLIMTVEPGFGGQSFLDIMLPKVRRTRELIAKHGLDLWVQVDGGVSASTIERVAEAGADVFVAGSAVYGAVDPAAAVRTLREQAGAAIAAAPWACDH, encoded by the coding sequence ATGGCCGTTCAGATCAATCCCAGCATCCTGTCCGCCGACTTCGCCCGCCTCGCCGAGGAGGCCAGGGCCGTCGAGGGGGCCGACTGGCTGCACGTCGACGTCATGGACAACCATTTCGTCCCGAACCTCACCCTCGGCATGCCGATCGTGGAGTCCCTCAGCCGCGCCACGGACATCCCGCTGGACCTGCACCTGATGATCGAGGACCCCGACCGTTGGGCGCCGCAGTACGTGGAGGCCGGCGCCGGCAGCGTCACCTTCCACGCCGAGGCCGCCGCCGCGCCGGTGCGCCTCGCGCGGGAGATCCGGGCCAAGGGGGCCCGTGCGGCCATGGCACTCAAGCCGGGCACGCCGATCGAGCAGTACGAGGACATCCTCCCCGAGCTCGACATGGTGCTGATCATGACGGTCGAGCCGGGATTCGGCGGTCAGTCCTTCCTCGACATCATGCTGCCCAAGGTGCGGCGCACCCGGGAACTGATCGCCAAGCACGGGCTGGACCTGTGGGTCCAGGTCGACGGCGGGGTCTCGGCCTCGACGATCGAGCGCGTCGCGGAGGCGGGCGCGGACGTGTTCGTGGCGGGCAGCGCCGTATACGGCGCGGTCGACCCGGCCGCCGCGGTGCGGACCCTGCGCGAGCAGGCGGGCGCGGCGATCGCCGCGGCGCCCTGGGCTTGCGACCACTGA
- a CDS encoding transcription antitermination factor NusB — MSEQPRQPGRRPAGGGKPSGKQDGRPGKPYRRPQKDPVRMLAFEALRAVDERDAYANLVLPPLLKKARQNEGFEARDAALATELVYGTLRRQGTYDAVIKACIDRPLREVDPPVLDVLSLGAHQLLGTRIPTHAAVSASVELARVVLGDGRAKFVNAVLRKISAHDLDGWLERVAPPYEEDAEEHLAVYHSHPRWVVSALWDSLGGGRAGIEDLLEADNERPEVTLVARPGRSTPEELLAAVGEDSALPGRWSPYAVRMAEGGEPGALEAVREGRAGVQDEGSQLVAMALAAAPVEGRDERWLDGCAGPGGKAALLGALAAERGAFLLASEKQPHRARLVERALAGNPGPYQVIAADGTRPPWRPGSFDRVLMDVPCSGLGALRRRPEARWRRRPEDLEGFAPLQRALLREALSAVRVGGVVGYATCSPHLAETRVVVDDVLKGRGAGFDPVSAELIDARPYMEGVPALGDGPDVQLWPHLHGTDAMYLALLRRTA; from the coding sequence GTGAGCGAACAGCCCCGTCAGCCCGGCCGTCGTCCCGCAGGCGGCGGCAAGCCGTCCGGCAAGCAGGACGGCCGTCCGGGCAAGCCCTACCGCCGGCCGCAGAAGGACCCCGTCCGGATGCTGGCCTTCGAGGCGCTGCGGGCGGTGGACGAGCGCGACGCCTACGCCAACCTCGTCCTGCCCCCGCTGCTGAAGAAGGCCCGGCAGAACGAGGGCTTCGAGGCCCGCGACGCGGCCCTGGCCACCGAGCTGGTCTACGGCACCCTGCGCCGGCAGGGCACCTACGACGCGGTGATCAAGGCCTGCATCGACCGGCCGCTGCGCGAGGTGGACCCGCCGGTCCTGGACGTGCTCTCGCTGGGCGCGCACCAGCTGCTCGGCACCCGCATCCCCACGCACGCCGCCGTCTCCGCCAGCGTCGAGCTGGCCCGCGTGGTCCTCGGCGACGGCCGCGCCAAATTCGTCAACGCCGTGCTGCGCAAGATCTCCGCGCACGACCTCGACGGCTGGCTGGAGCGGGTCGCGCCGCCCTACGAGGAGGACGCCGAGGAACACCTCGCCGTCTACCACTCGCACCCGCGCTGGGTCGTGAGCGCACTGTGGGACTCCCTGGGCGGTGGCCGCGCCGGCATCGAGGACCTCCTCGAAGCCGACAACGAGCGGCCCGAGGTCACCCTCGTCGCCCGGCCCGGCCGCTCCACCCCCGAGGAGCTGCTCGCGGCCGTCGGCGAGGACTCGGCGCTCCCGGGCCGCTGGTCCCCGTACGCGGTACGGATGGCCGAGGGCGGCGAGCCGGGCGCGCTGGAGGCGGTGCGCGAGGGGCGCGCGGGCGTCCAGGACGAGGGCAGCCAGCTCGTGGCGATGGCCCTCGCCGCGGCCCCCGTCGAGGGCCGTGACGAACGCTGGCTGGACGGGTGCGCGGGACCGGGCGGCAAGGCGGCCCTGCTCGGCGCGCTCGCCGCGGAGCGCGGGGCGTTCCTGCTGGCCTCCGAGAAGCAGCCGCACCGCGCCCGGCTCGTGGAGCGCGCGCTGGCCGGCAACCCCGGCCCGTACCAGGTCATCGCCGCCGACGGCACCCGACCGCCGTGGCGGCCGGGCTCCTTCGACCGGGTCCTGATGGACGTCCCCTGCTCCGGCCTGGGCGCGCTGCGGCGCCGTCCCGAGGCCCGCTGGCGGCGGCGCCCGGAGGACCTGGAGGGCTTCGCCCCGCTCCAGCGGGCGCTGCTGCGCGAGGCCCTCTCGGCGGTCCGGGTGGGCGGCGTCGTCGGCTACGCCACCTGTTCCCCGCACCTCGCGGAGACGCGGGTGGTCGTGGACGACGTCCTCAAGGGCCGGGGCGCGGGCTTCGACCCGGTGTCGGCGGAGCTGATCGACGCCCGCCCGTACATGGAGGGCGTCCCCGCCCTCGGCGACGGGCCGGACGTCCAGCTGTGGCCGCACCTGCACGGCACGGACGCGATGTACCTGGCCCTGCTGCGCCGCACGGCGTAG
- the fmt gene encoding methionyl-tRNA formyltransferase: MKLVFAGTPEVAVPALDALIASGRHEIAAVVTRPDAPAGRGRRLVASPVAERAEEAGIEVLKPVRPRDEAFQARLREIAPDCCPVVAYGALIPKSALEIPRHGWVNLHFSLLPAWRGAAPVQHSIMAGDEVTGASTFRIEEGLDTGPVFGVLTEEVRPTDTSGDLLTRLAFAGAGLLSATMDGIEDGTLRAVEQAAEGVSLAPKITVEDARIDWTAPALRADRVVRGCTPAPGAWTVFRGERLKLISVGLVPDRKDLAPGVLAPAKNNVYVGTGSHAVELLWVQPQGKKPMKGADWARGVRIAPGERLGGADVG; this comes from the coding sequence GTGAAGCTGGTCTTCGCAGGCACCCCCGAGGTCGCCGTGCCCGCCCTGGACGCCCTGATCGCCTCCGGGCGGCACGAGATCGCCGCGGTTGTCACCCGACCCGACGCACCGGCCGGACGCGGCCGACGGCTCGTCGCCAGCCCCGTCGCCGAGCGGGCCGAAGAGGCCGGCATCGAGGTCCTCAAGCCGGTCCGGCCGCGCGACGAGGCCTTCCAGGCCCGCCTGCGCGAGATCGCCCCCGACTGCTGCCCGGTCGTCGCCTACGGCGCGCTCATCCCCAAGAGCGCCCTGGAGATCCCCCGCCACGGCTGGGTCAACCTGCACTTCTCGCTGCTGCCCGCCTGGCGCGGCGCGGCGCCCGTCCAGCACTCGATCATGGCCGGCGACGAGGTCACCGGCGCCTCCACCTTCCGGATCGAGGAGGGCCTCGACACCGGACCGGTCTTCGGCGTCCTCACCGAGGAGGTCCGCCCCACGGACACCAGCGGTGACCTGCTCACGCGGCTCGCCTTCGCCGGCGCCGGCCTGCTGTCCGCGACCATGGACGGCATCGAGGACGGCACCCTGCGCGCCGTCGAGCAGGCCGCCGAGGGCGTCTCCCTCGCGCCGAAGATCACCGTCGAGGACGCCCGGATCGACTGGACCGCGCCCGCGCTGCGCGCCGACCGCGTGGTGCGCGGCTGCACGCCGGCGCCCGGCGCGTGGACCGTCTTCCGGGGCGAGCGGCTCAAGCTGATCTCGGTCGGCCTCGTTCCCGACCGGAAAGACCTGGCGCCCGGCGTGCTCGCCCCCGCCAAGAACAACGTGTACGTCGGCACCGGCTCGCACGCCGTCGAGCTGCTGTGGGTGCAGCCGCAGGGCAAGAAGCCGATGAAGGGCGCCGACTGGGCGCGCGGGGTGCGGATCGCTCCCGGCGAGCGCCTCGGCGGGGCCGACGTAGGCTGA
- the metK gene encoding methionine adenosyltransferase, whose product MSRRLFTSESVTEGHPDKIADQISDTILDALLTEDPTSRVAVETLITTGLVHIAGEVTTKAYAPIAQLVRDKILDIGYDSSKKGFDGASCGVSVSIGAQSPDIAQGVDTAYEQRVEGDEDELDKQGAGDQGLMFGYACDETPELMPLPIHIAHRLSKRLSEVRKNGTIPYLRPDGKTQVTIEYDGDKAVRLDTVVVSSQHAADIDLDSLLAPDIREFVVEHVLAQLVEDGIKLDTEGYRLLVNPTGRFEIGGPMGDAGLTGRKIIIDTYGGMARHGGGAFSGKDPSKVDRSAAYAMRWVAKNVVAAGLAARCEVQVAYAIGKAEPVGLFVETFGTAKVEVQKIEDAIGEVFDLRPAAIIRDLDLLRPIYAQTAAYGHFGRELPDFTWERTDRVDALRAAAGL is encoded by the coding sequence GTGTCCCGTCGCCTGTTCACCTCGGAGTCCGTGACCGAGGGTCACCCCGACAAGATCGCTGACCAGATCAGCGACACGATCCTCGACGCGCTCCTCACCGAGGACCCGACCTCGCGTGTGGCCGTGGAGACTCTCATCACCACCGGTCTCGTCCACATCGCCGGCGAGGTCACGACGAAGGCGTACGCGCCGATCGCCCAGCTCGTCCGCGACAAGATCCTCGACATCGGCTACGACTCGTCGAAGAAGGGCTTCGACGGCGCCTCCTGTGGCGTGTCGGTGTCCATCGGCGCGCAGTCCCCCGACATCGCGCAGGGCGTCGACACGGCGTACGAGCAGCGCGTCGAGGGCGACGAGGACGAGCTCGACAAGCAGGGCGCCGGCGACCAGGGCCTGATGTTCGGCTACGCCTGCGACGAGACGCCCGAGCTGATGCCGCTCCCGATCCACATCGCGCACCGCCTCTCCAAGCGGCTGTCCGAGGTCCGCAAGAACGGGACCATCCCGTACCTGCGCCCCGACGGCAAGACCCAGGTCACCATCGAGTACGACGGCGACAAGGCCGTGCGCCTGGACACCGTCGTCGTGTCCTCGCAGCACGCCGCCGACATCGACCTCGACTCGCTGCTCGCGCCCGACATCCGCGAGTTCGTCGTCGAGCACGTGCTCGCGCAGCTCGTCGAGGACGGCATCAAGCTGGACACCGAGGGCTACCGCCTGCTGGTCAACCCGACCGGTCGCTTCGAGATCGGCGGCCCGATGGGCGACGCCGGCCTGACCGGCCGCAAGATCATCATCGACACCTACGGCGGCATGGCCCGTCACGGTGGCGGCGCCTTCTCCGGCAAGGACCCGTCGAAGGTCGACCGCTCCGCCGCGTACGCGATGCGCTGGGTCGCCAAGAACGTCGTCGCCGCCGGCCTGGCCGCGCGCTGCGAGGTCCAGGTCGCGTACGCGATCGGCAAGGCCGAGCCCGTCGGTCTCTTCGTGGAGACCTTCGGCACCGCCAAGGTCGAGGTCCAGAAGATCGAGGACGCGATCGGCGAGGTCTTCGACCTGCGTCCGGCCGCGATCATCCGCGACCTGGACCTGCTGCGGCCGATCTACGCCCAGACCGCCGCCTACGGCCACTTCGGCCGCGAGCTGCCGGACTTCACCTGGGAGCGCACCGACCGCGTCGACGCCCTGCGCGCCGCCGCCGGCCTGTAA
- the coaBC gene encoding bifunctional phosphopantothenoylcysteine decarboxylase/phosphopantothenate--cysteine ligase CoaBC: MGKPKVVLGVSGGIAAYKACELLRRLTESGHDVRVVPTAASLNFVGEATWAALSGNPASTEVWESVHEVPHVRIGQTADLVVVAPATADMLAKAAHGLADDLLTNTLLTARCPVVFAPAMHTEMWEHPATQENVATLRRRGAVVIEPAVGRLTGKDTGKGRLPDPEEIYEVCRRVLARGAVAPDFAGRHVVVSAGGTREPLDPVRFLGNRSSGKQGYALARTAAARGARVTLVAANTALADPAGVDVVRVGTALQLREAVLKAAADADAVVMAAAVADFRPAHYADGKIKKQDGRDPEPVALVRNPDVLAEISAERARPGQIVVGFAAETDEVLANGRAKLRRKGCDLLVVNEVGTAKTFGSEENEAVILASDGTESPVPHGPKEALADVIWDRVAARLSGAETPGSR; the protein is encoded by the coding sequence GTGGGTAAGCCGAAGGTCGTGCTCGGAGTCAGTGGCGGGATCGCCGCCTACAAGGCGTGCGAGCTGCTGCGCCGACTGACCGAGTCCGGACACGACGTACGGGTCGTGCCCACCGCCGCGTCGCTGAACTTCGTCGGCGAGGCCACCTGGGCCGCCCTCTCCGGCAACCCCGCCTCCACCGAGGTCTGGGAGAGCGTCCACGAGGTGCCCCACGTGCGGATCGGTCAGACGGCCGACCTCGTCGTCGTGGCCCCCGCCACCGCCGACATGCTGGCCAAGGCCGCCCACGGCCTGGCCGACGACCTCCTCACGAACACCCTGCTCACCGCGCGCTGTCCCGTGGTGTTCGCGCCGGCCATGCACACCGAGATGTGGGAGCACCCCGCCACCCAGGAGAACGTCGCCACCCTGCGCCGACGCGGCGCCGTCGTCATCGAACCCGCTGTCGGCCGCCTCACCGGCAAGGACACCGGCAAGGGCCGGCTGCCCGACCCCGAGGAGATCTACGAGGTCTGCCGCAGGGTCTTGGCCCGCGGCGCGGTCGCGCCCGACTTCGCCGGCCGGCACGTGGTCGTCAGCGCCGGCGGTACGCGCGAGCCGCTCGACCCGGTCCGCTTCCTCGGCAACCGCTCCTCCGGCAAGCAGGGCTACGCCCTCGCCCGCACCGCCGCCGCGCGCGGCGCCCGCGTCACCCTGGTCGCGGCCAACACCGCCCTCGCCGACCCGGCCGGGGTGGACGTCGTCCGCGTCGGCACGGCCCTCCAGCTGCGCGAGGCGGTCCTGAAGGCGGCCGCCGACGCCGACGCCGTCGTCATGGCGGCGGCGGTGGCGGACTTCCGGCCCGCCCACTACGCCGACGGCAAGATCAAGAAGCAGGACGGGCGGGACCCCGAGCCGGTGGCGCTGGTGCGCAACCCCGACGTCCTCGCGGAGATCTCCGCCGAACGGGCCCGCCCGGGTCAGATCGTCGTGGGATTCGCCGCCGAAACCGACGAGGTCCTCGCCAACGGCCGTGCGAAGCTCCGTCGCAAGGGATGTGACCTTCTCGTCGTCAACGAGGTCGGCACGGCCAAGACCTTCGGTTCCGAGGAGAACGAAGCCGTCATCCTGGCATCCGATGGCACCGAGAGCCCGGTGCCCCATGGCCCCAAGGAAGCCCTCGCCGATGTGATTTGGGACCGGGTGGCCGCGCGGCTCTCCGGCGCCGAGACCCCGGGAAGTCGATGA
- the rpoZ gene encoding DNA-directed RNA polymerase subunit omega — MSSSITAPEGIINPPIDELLEATDSKYSLVIYAAKRARQINAYYSQLGEGLLEYVGPLVDTHVHEKPLSIALREINAGLLTSEAIEAPAQ; from the coding sequence GTGTCCTCTTCCATCACTGCGCCCGAGGGCATCATCAACCCGCCGATCGACGAGCTGCTCGAGGCCACGGACTCGAAGTACAGCCTCGTGATCTACGCGGCCAAGCGCGCGCGTCAGATCAACGCGTACTACTCGCAGCTCGGTGAAGGCCTGCTGGAGTACGTCGGCCCGCTGGTGGACACCCACGTCCACGAGAAGCCGCTTTCGATCGCGCTGCGCGAGATCAACGCGGGTCTGCTGACCTCCGAGGCCATCGAGGCCCCGGCTCAGTAA
- the gmk gene encoding guanylate kinase, with amino-acid sequence MAAEVRPRLTVLSGPSGVGKSTVVAHMRKVHPEVWLSVSATTRKPRPGERHGVHYFFVNDDEFDKLIANGELLEWAEFAGNRYGTPRGAVSERLENGEPVLLEIDLQGARLVRESKPDAQLVFLAPPSWEELVRRLTGRGTESPEVIERRLEAAKIELAAEPEFDTTLVNTSVEDVARELLALMNVV; translated from the coding sequence ATGGCAGCAGAGGTTCGTCCGCGGCTGACCGTGCTCTCCGGCCCCTCGGGGGTCGGCAAGAGCACGGTCGTCGCGCATATGCGCAAGGTCCACCCCGAGGTATGGCTCTCGGTGTCGGCCACCACCCGCAAGCCGCGGCCCGGTGAGCGACACGGAGTCCACTACTTCTTCGTCAACGACGACGAGTTCGACAAGCTGATCGCCAACGGCGAGCTGCTGGAGTGGGCCGAATTCGCGGGCAACCGCTACGGCACACCACGCGGCGCGGTGTCGGAACGCCTGGAGAACGGCGAGCCGGTGCTGCTGGAGATCGACCTCCAGGGCGCCCGACTCGTCCGCGAGTCCAAGCCCGACGCCCAGCTGGTCTTCCTCGCCCCGCCGAGCTGGGAGGAACTGGTCCGCCGGCTCACCGGCCGCGGCACGGAATCGCCCGAGGTGATCGAGCGCCGGCTGGAGGCCGCGAAGATCGAGCTCGCTGCCGAGCCCGAGTTCGACACCACCCTGGTCAACACCTCCGTCGAGGACGTGGCACGCGAGCTGCTAGCCTTGATGAATGTTGTTTGA
- a CDS encoding integration host factor, translating to MALPPLTPEQRAAALEKAAAARRERAEVKNRLKHSGASLHDVIKLGQENDVIGKMKVSALLESLPGVGKVRAKQIMERLGISESRRVRGLGSNQIASLEREFGGKAA from the coding sequence GTGGCTCTTCCGCCCCTTACCCCTGAACAGCGCGCAGCAGCGCTCGAAAAGGCCGCCGCGGCTCGCCGGGAGCGGGCCGAGGTGAAGAATCGACTCAAGCACTCCGGTGCCTCCCTCCACGACGTCATCAAGCTGGGTCAGGAGAACGACGTCATCGGAAAGATGAAGGTCTCCGCCCTGCTCGAATCCCTGCCCGGCGTCGGCAAGGTCCGTGCCAAGCAGATCATGGAGCGCCTCGGCATCTCCGAGTCCCGGCGTGTCCGAGGTCTCGGTTCCAACCAGATCGCCTCTCTGGAGCGTGAGTTCGGCGGCAAGGCCGCCTGA
- the pyrF gene encoding orotidine-5'-phosphate decarboxylase, producing MTPFGARLRAAMDARGPLCVGIDPHAALLASWGLDDDIAGLERFSRTVVEALADQVAVFKPQAAFFERFGSRGVAVLERTVADARAAGTLVLMDAKRGDIGSTMAAYAAAFLDPASPLFSDALTVSPYLGYGSLKPAVDLARESGAGLFVLALTSNPEGAEVQRAVREDGRTIGATMLAHLAAENAGAAPMGSFGAVVGATLGDLSSFDLDINGPLLAPGIGAQGASAADLPAVFGAAVGNVVPNVSRGVLAYGPDVSALRDSAKRFADEIRDAVAA from the coding sequence GTGACGCCCTTCGGAGCCCGTCTGCGGGCCGCGATGGACGCCCGGGGCCCCCTGTGCGTCGGGATCGATCCGCACGCGGCCCTGCTGGCCTCCTGGGGCCTGGACGACGACATCGCGGGCCTGGAGCGGTTCTCCCGCACGGTCGTGGAGGCCCTCGCCGACCAGGTGGCCGTCTTCAAGCCGCAGGCGGCCTTCTTCGAGCGCTTCGGCTCGCGCGGCGTCGCCGTGCTGGAGCGGACCGTCGCCGACGCGCGGGCCGCGGGCACGCTGGTGCTGATGGACGCCAAGCGCGGCGACATCGGCTCCACCATGGCCGCCTACGCCGCCGCCTTCCTCGACCCGGCCTCCCCGCTGTTCTCGGACGCGCTCACGGTCTCCCCGTACCTGGGCTACGGCTCGCTCAAGCCGGCCGTCGACCTCGCGCGGGAATCGGGCGCGGGTCTGTTCGTGCTCGCGCTGACCTCGAACCCGGAGGGAGCGGAGGTCCAGCGGGCCGTGCGCGAGGACGGGCGCACCATCGGCGCGACGATGCTGGCGCACCTGGCCGCGGAGAACGCCGGGGCCGCGCCCATGGGCTCCTTCGGCGCGGTCGTCGGCGCGACGCTGGGGGACCTGTCCTCCTTCGACCTGGACATCAACGGTCCGCTGCTGGCCCCCGGCATCGGCGCGCAGGGCGCGAGCGCCGCCGACCTGCCGGCCGTCTTCGGCGCGGCCGTCGGCAACGTCGTCCCGAACGTGTCGCGGGGCGTCCTCGCGTACGGTCCGGACGTGAGCGCGCTGCGGGATTCCGCGAAGCGGTTCGCGGACGAGATCCGGGACGCCGTGGCCGCCTGA